The following proteins come from a genomic window of Anopheles ziemanni chromosome 3, idAnoZiCoDA_A2_x.2, whole genome shotgun sequence:
- the LOC131288530 gene encoding uncharacterized protein LOC131288530 yields MAEGTYEYECMRAELLELAKPTREEFEEKMRLRQEAQVEEQLTEELKEVDLQEESIQSTSGKMDELNNILSVTQQKINKFKVACGSLTSLLKLRPSTPSSEPAAASGSDEPTDSGRSINDALDALDTMKEQDAASDAHVAKSAALDLGQKMSAQLGKLDSLLYKADNATYSMKHQTDQMKKIAK; encoded by the exons ATGGCTGAAGGAACGTACGAGTACGAGTGTATGCGGGCGGAACTACTCGAACTGGCCAAGCCCACCCGGGAGGAGTTCGAGGAGAAGATGCGGCTGCGGCAGGAGGCACAAGTCGAGGAGCAGCTCACCGAGGAGCTGAAG GAAGTGGACCTGCAGGAAGAGTCTATCCAGTCCACCTCCGGCAAGATGGACGAGCTGAACAACATTCTCAGCGTGACGCAGCAAAAGATCAACAAGTTTAAGGTGGCGTGCGGGAGTCTCACCAGCCTTCTGAAGCTGCGCCCGTCGACACCGAGCAGCGAACCGGCGGCTGCCAGCGGCTCGGACGAACCGACCGACTCGGGCCGTTCGATTAATGACGCGTTGGATGCACTGGACACTATGAAGGAGCAGGACGCGGCCTCTGATGCGCACGTGGCCAAGTCGGCCGCCCTTGACCTTGGCCAGAAGATGTCGGCTCAGCTGGGAAAGCTGGATTCGCTGCTGTACAAGGCGGACAACGCCACCTACTCCATGAAGCACCAGACGGATCAGATGAAAAAGATTGCCAAGTAA
- the LOC131284767 gene encoding uncharacterized protein LOC131284767 gives MTPSIKCAVYLMLCSVLVIPPTIQEQTRENEEPSCTQIDFDDETLTSLRKCGYLQEFTAKPYDESTQFDPYRPGANYYLSNKWQGTTCGETVRTYSFNSDTELRMAYNAVFESGATLEVRVYDLDRVDSTGNAILVESWRTSTSTEDWGFFQEKLNKTVIRAQIQIEANMNAGSDMAIEYLTIFNYEVETEECSAIDEFLTTTEIPTTTTESSTTAFPSTTTTTTTTTTTTTTAATTTTTTTATTTITTTTAPTTSTETEEITISTTEVSEELPPTTSEATTSTSETIPSTTISEALTTTTTSIPTTTTLASTTTRTSTSIPITTTTVLTTEFTTTTSSTPSTTTSTTTNAPRDDTSMMPTSSSTVQQTSTADSVDSSNQSTTTPISQTLPSHIFPPVEDLVGSNQWMWMTLAAMFGTLLLLATSAVFYLWYANQHLDRVMMRLLDELCYEKYNEKPPKII, from the exons ATGACTCCCTCGATCAAATGTGCGGTTTATTTGATGCTGTGTAGTGTCTTAGTTATTCCACCTACTATTCAAGAACAAACTCGTGAGAATGAAGAACCATCCTGTACGCAGATAGACTTCGACGATGAAACCTTAACGTCCCTGCGTAAGTGTGGTTACCTGCAGGAGTTCACCGCCAAACCGTACGACGAGTCTACCCAATTTGATCCTTACCGTCCCGGGGCAAACTATTATCTGTCCAACAAATGGCAAGGGACAACCTGTGGGGAAACGGTAAGGACGTACTCCTTCAACAGTGATACCGAGCTGCGGATGGCGTACAATGCAGTGTTCGAAAGTGGGGCTACCCTGGAGGTGCGTGTGTATGATCTGGACCGGGTAGATTCGACCGGAAACGCTATCCTCGTCGAGTCCTGGCGAACGTCAACATCCACGGAGGATTGGGGatttttccaagaaaaactaaacaaaacagtGATTCGGGCCCAG ATCCAAATCGAAGCCAATATGAACGCCGGCAGTGACATGGCGATAGAGTACTTGACCATCTTCAACTATGAAGTGGAAACGGAGGAATGCAGTGCCATTGACGAGTTTCTAACGACTACTGAAATTCCCACTACGACAACTGAGAGTTCGACGACAGCGTTTccgtcaacaacaacaacaacaacaacaacaacaacaacaacaacaacagcagcaactacaacaacaacaacaacagcaacaacaacaataacaactaCGACAGCACCTACAACCTCAACGGAGACGGAAGAGATAACGATTTCTACGACGGAAGTTAGCGAAGAGCTTCCCCCAACGACGTCAGAGGCAACGACGTCAACATCGGAAACGATACCTTCAACAACCATCTCAGAAGCACtgacgacgacaacaacatcaataccaacaacaacaacattagCTTCTACTACGACAAGAACTTCAACATCAATACCaattacaacaacaacagtattAACAACCGAATTTACGACGacaacatcatcaacaccaAGCACTACAACATCCACCACAACCAACGCACCGAGGGACGATACGTCAATGATGCCCACGAGCTCTTCAACTGTCCAACAGACCTCAACAGCCGATTCCGTAGACAGTTCAAACCAAAGTACGACAACGCCAATCTCACAAACACTGCCCAGTCATATTTTCCCACCGGTTGAGGATCTCGTTGGCTCTAACCAATGGATGTGGATGACGCTGGCTGCGATGTTTGGGACACTTCTTCTGCTGGCCACCAGTGCCGTCTTCTACCTGTGGTATGCAAACCAGCATCTTGATCGGGTGATGATGCGTCTGTTGGATGAGTTATGCTACGAGAAGTATAACGAAAAACCTCCGAAGATCATTTAA